TGCGCGCCTGCGCCGACCTGTGGCACTACGACACCAGTGCGTACCGCTCCACCACTCCACCACTGCACCACTCCACCACTCCACCACTCCACCACTGCACCACTCCACCACTGCACCACCACTTGTCCTACCTCACTTCTGTGAACGCACATTTCCGACTGCGCCTGATCTGTGTGTAACTGTGTACCTACTGCCAGTCTTCGAGTCCGTACAGCGCGCTGGTGCACCAAGGACATCTACCTCTGACGGCCACCTGCACGAGGAAGATATACCCAATATTCTCTCTTGGCTTTGCCAAATTTTTCCCACCAACGGGATGCGGCGCCTGTTTCCTGCTATCACATACTTAGCTGGTTAACTGGAGAAACGCCTTCAACATGCGGACAACCGCCATTGTGTTCGGTGTTTGAATTCAAGCACAAGCAAACAAGTGATGAGGTGAGAGAGCTGTAGGACAGCGGGTCTGTCTGCCGGCTGGGATACCTGCCGTAAGATGTTATTGCAGTGCAAACAATCACTTAAATGGAATAGAAGTATATTATTATGCCCGGTACACGCGGAAACGATGTTTGATAAATGTAGCCTGAAACAAATTGACTGCCCAGTCCATTCGTTTGCGTCAGTGCGTCAATTTTCGTACACGCGTTCGATATGACTGCACAAACGGGACTATCGTTGTGGCGTGGACCGACCGTAAGTTATCAACTTTGACTCCAAGCCAACTGTGCCGTgaactgtgtgtgtgtgtgcgcagTGTCGCGCGTGTGGACGCAGGTGCGCACGCCGCCCAAGCTGTCGCCCAGCGCGCGCAGCGGCCACGCGGGCGTGCGCGCCGGAGCACACCTCTACATCTTCGGCGGCGAGGCCAACGGACACCCCACCAACGAGCTGTGGCGGTTCCACTTCGGTATATCGCTCTTTCGTATTTTGTTTCTGTTGCGATATCATTTACATTTACGCACTGATTCTGAAATATTGACCTAACTTGACTTAGGTCTCCAATTCCTCGATTGACGTCGTTTAGTTTTCAGTATTTCGTTATCGTTTGCAGCTACGGAGACGTGGGAGCGAGTGATGCAAAGCGTGAAGTGGCCGTCGGCGCGCGTGGACTGCCGCGCGCTGCTGGTGGGCGGCGCGCCGGCGGGCCGCGTTCGCAGCGCGCCGCTGGCGCCGGCGCGGGCCGACGGGCAGGCGCCGGCGCGGGTCGACGGGCAGGCGCGTTGCCGGCCCGACGCGCCCGCCGGCTTCCTGCGCGAGATATCCAAGCTGTCCAGCTTCCACATCCGGCGCGCCGCGCGCTGCTCCTACACGGTGCTGGCGGGCGAGCAGGACTCCACCGAGAGCCTGCTGCGCACCGAGCTGTCCGGCCTGTCCAAGTCGCGCTCGGCCTACGTCATCGACGAGCGGCTGCCGGCGGACGGCGACGAGGCGCCGCGCGCCGACGCCGACGGCCGGCGCTCGGAGATGTCCCGCGAGCCGATCTCCGTGCCGGACTTCGCCGACATGATCCTGCCGACGCCGGTGCTGTCGCCCGCCGAGGCGACCAAGCTCGTGTACCTGGACTCCGACGAGGAGGAAGACGTCGGACGCGACGCGATGGCGCCGAAGCGCACCAAGAACGGGACGGTGGCGAGGAACAGGATCGCGCCGCTCGCCAAGTCGGCCTCCGTCAAGTTCACCGAGGAGCCCTACACGGAGACGACGCTGACGACGGAGGACGAGGCCGAGATGTCGACGTCCGACTACGCGAGCGCCGAGAGAGTCAACCGCCTGTCCGGCGCGTCGTCCGGCTTCAGCAATCCTCACTACTTGGGGCCGGACGTGAGGAACCTGGGGTCCGCGCTGACGCCGGACTCCGGCGTGGGCCCCGGGGACATCGAGCTGCAGGACCTGAgcgagcggcgcgcgcgcagcGTGCCGCGAGGCGGCGAGCGGCAGCTTCACCTGCTGCTGGTGGGCGGCAAGGAGCCGCCGCACCTGGCGCTGCTGCAGAGTCCGCTGTCGATGTGGACTTTCAAGCTATTATAATTTGAAGCGCCTCCTTGAACTGAGGTTCGCAACGAGCACGTTTGACCTAGTGGTTCAAAAAACTAGTGTTGTCGACCACATTTCCATTCCAGCATGGTTTTTGACAGTTTTAGCATGATTATCGGAGAaaagcaaacttttttgataaaacCTTTAGGGGTTCTTGATATAGATGCGTATTATAATAACACTATCAGAGGCGATCACAGTAAACCCGATATGATAGTACCTATACCTAGGATTAGGTAGATATTACTTAAAGGCGTCCATTTTTGACAGAAGATATTGAATTCCTATTGGAATTAAAACGAAAGGTATCTACTCTATCGTTTCCATAAGAATCCAACAGCAATATATATCTAAGGACGCGGCTATGCCTGAGGCTCGCACAAACAGGAGTATAATTCTAACTAATGGTGATACTCGATTCTGTTCAATTTGTAACCGGGGTCCGGAAACCGTACCATATAATGTAcgggaatataaaaaaaaacaatgatacCACCAGTTAAAAGTAGGGACATTTTGCATTTTTGTGAAGAGTAATGTGTACCTTCCAATTTATTAGACTTAGAATTTATAACGTAACAGTTatctttgtaaaaaaacaacatgtatgtatttatagttgTAGTAGTAAAATACCAGGCTTGAGATTTTCTATGAAATACCTATAcgcaacgattttatactatgagAATCTTTACCTATACGTCAAACTTGTCGTACCTATCTACATTCAAAATAACGTCAACAAATATACGAGTAGCTGTATAGTACGCGGCCTATAAGTTAAACTGCGCAGTAACACATTTTCAACATAATACGTTGACGACAACTCATTCGCATTCGATTCTTTTAACGacgaatttttaattatttgttatttttagtataCGTATtacctctcattctaaaaggagactcgagctcagcaatgagccatATTGGTTGATATTGATGAGGTTCCTATTGCGCAACCACGGATCACCTGCACGCGGGGTTTATTGTTCCAGCAATGATGACCGCCTTTTGGTTCGACTTATGTGCCGGGGTCTATACACCTACTTGTATGATTGTAGGTATTTCGATTTCAGAGTCGGAGAATTGGGTCGTGATAGTCTAGcggtattatttattgataggCTTAAGaagtaaataggtaggtagttaggAACTTATCCATCCATAACATTTCATCCGTGCTTCAACCTTCTACTAGGTACGTCGCTAACTAATCtgtgaatttgtaaaaaaacaaatacattaatACCTGGATTTACATTTAGGTAAGTTTCACCATAGATTTAAGATTACCATCTATATTTCTTGGTGCAAGACGCTAATTGTATGGCAcagatatatatttaaattttgtaattattatagacGTTCATGTCTATTGTTTTTGAGGGTACAATCGGTgccaagttaaataaataatttagattttagacaaccaattattatcaatccgtagtttttttttcattttattaattgtactttgttagttttgtctttattattatgttattgttgTAATTCCTTGTAGAATActcatttattgttattttttatttattgtgatattttaaatgttatacgTAGCACTTATGATAAAACCAAAACGTTCTAAACTAGATATAAGAGTTCAAACATTAACAACATTCAAGTCATCAGTGACATGTATAATCTGTGACATCAGCAAGTTCAGTAATAGAACAGTAGTCAGTACCTACAACAGTATGTAAACTCACTCTATAATCAATACTTGGTTACCAAAAGCAAGAAAGCAATAATAAGTCTCGGCGCGCGGCAACACAAGTGCACTAACATAATCCGTGGACATTACATTAATAACGATTAATTGTATAACAACTAGTTTCGACTAATAAATCGTACCTGTAACCTGCTCTGACACAGActcgtacagactactttagtaatttagtcgagtacgaacaatttttgaatttaccgccCAGAAGTCGTGCGttctcgactaaaatactaaagtagtccgaactaggccatACGCTTGTGCAACACTACTAAGTACTGAATCTCGGTTTTGAACATGGATTTAATGTATTATATCTAAAGGTGCTGATATTGAACATTACTTGTAATGAGCCTTCGTGccaatgttacatcacagaaaagtaccaagtctcggaaccataggtcatcactggcaacacgcactgttcgaagacttttgaattctttctttcttttgtctcgttgttcagttcgacaaaatatataaaaacggcgaatgctcgatgttcaaGTCTATCAGCCTCTATCAGCACATTATGGTTTCTAATACAATTCAACACCAGATCGCGcatgttcattaaaaataatttatttattttgctattctgcgatatcagcccctgtagccaagaggcacgtcgattcgctttctacgatcgcaaacgcttcgaaaactagaaaaatgtatgctgatgacatttgctatcgacaggtcacgtgatcaagatctgtcattcccacagttttcgaagcgtttgcgatcgtagaaagagaatagacgtgCGACGTGAAATGATTCAAAGAATAAATGTTCTCAATGCCACTTTTGTCGAAGATATGGTCGGCAgacattataataaatgtacctactcgtagatattGTATCACTTCCTTGAATTGCAAGTTACAGATGTACGTACCTACATTTCTTCATTTTTATAGGACTAAGTTTGCATTTACTAGAGCGACCACACTCGACTTCCCTGTCTGTCCCGAGTTACTGTAATGTTAACATTTTTTGTTCTATGTACATGTATTTTTGAGTTAATAAAAATCCAGatgtttctaaaaaaaatgtgttgttTATAAAAGAACATCAGCCATATTTTGACATATCCCTCCCGTATCCCTCTTCCTTCTGACGGTACTTCTAAGTGGGTACAATAGTTCAACTTAgatttagcgttttctgttctgtggttcaACAGATGGAGCACGAACTACAAACCATTCGAATTTGAATACAGCGTCCATCTAGTCTGAACggagataaataaaacaatccgttgatttaaatctatttattattctgtAAAACTATTGCAATGTATGTATTGCGCGCACGGCTGCTAAATAGCAATGGTtgctttaaatatttaaacttacaACTAaagcttataatttatttataaatatctaaatgattattatctaaAACCTTAACACACGTTAATTCTTTTCTGGCATATAAGTTCGAGTCCGACCTCCAAACTTTTCACTTAcatgtattttatgaaattacataggtcaaggaataacatcgtgaggtatACCAGCATACCTGAAAATTCTCTATgcatgtgaaatctgccaatctccattctgagaggagacccgtgctcaacagtgagccggatatgggttgttaatataACAAGGATGATAAAACTAATCAACTAAAACTCATGACTTTGATTTTCGAAAGGACAACAGTTCTCGTTGATGAGATTGTCCATCCGCCTTAACCTAGAGAACTATTTgttatcttaatttataaaaatattcagcAATCAGAGGAAACGTGGAACTAGTTACATCTCACTCTAGCACACGACACACGCTACATGTGTCCTACTCTTAAATGTATTCAATTGAATATTTTAGAATGCTATATTATCACCAGATAACATCTTATCTTTCTTTATAGATAAACTAATTTATAGAGACGTGCGAG
This genomic stretch from Bicyclus anynana chromosome 14, ilBicAnyn1.1, whole genome shotgun sequence harbors:
- the LOC112053901 gene encoding uncharacterized protein LOC112053901 isoform X2, which gives rise to MWTSVESGGSERAAPCARGKHSATLLGGAVYVLGGRGAGGAVPLRDFWRYCLASRRWQRLEARGEPPPALQEHSATAHGSRLYVFGGEAGALSNETPLWIYDTETQIWRKLAGQPDGGRRARARGGAAASGPRGRRGHSAHALKDCLLVYGGYRDLRGSTNELWAFHYETESWQQVRTSGAGPARHRHAAALHDCRLYVHGGQSDLRACADLWHYDTMSRVWTQVRTPPKLSPSARSGHAGVRAGAHLYIFGGEANGHPTNELWRFHFATETWERVMQSVKWPSARVDCRALLVGGAPAGRVRSAPLAPARADGQAPARVDGQARCRPDAPAGFLREISKLSSFHIRRAARCSYTVLAGEQDSTESLLRTELSGLSKSRSAYVIDERLPADGDEAPRADADGRRSEMSREPISVPDFADMILPTPVLSPAEATKLVYLDSDEEEDVGRDAMAPKRTKNGTVARNRIAPLAKSASVKFTEEPYTETTLTTEDEAEMSTSDYASAERVNRLSGASSGFSNPHYLGPDVRNLGSALTPDSGVGPGDIELQDLSERRARSVPRGGERQLHLLLVGGKEPPHLALLQSPLSMWTFKLL
- the LOC112053901 gene encoding uncharacterized protein LOC112053901 isoform X1, with translation MTRWTDWSECCTYDMWTSVESGGSERAAPCARGKHSATLLGGAVYVLGGRGAGGAVPLRDFWRYCLASRRWQRLEARGEPPPALQEHSATAHGSRLYVFGGEAGALSNETPLWIYDTETQIWRKLAGQPDGGRRARARGGAAASGPRGRRGHSAHALKDCLLVYGGYRDLRGSTNELWAFHYETESWQQVRTSGAGPARHRHAAALHDCRLYVHGGQSDLRACADLWHYDTMSRVWTQVRTPPKLSPSARSGHAGVRAGAHLYIFGGEANGHPTNELWRFHFATETWERVMQSVKWPSARVDCRALLVGGAPAGRVRSAPLAPARADGQAPARVDGQARCRPDAPAGFLREISKLSSFHIRRAARCSYTVLAGEQDSTESLLRTELSGLSKSRSAYVIDERLPADGDEAPRADADGRRSEMSREPISVPDFADMILPTPVLSPAEATKLVYLDSDEEEDVGRDAMAPKRTKNGTVARNRIAPLAKSASVKFTEEPYTETTLTTEDEAEMSTSDYASAERVNRLSGASSGFSNPHYLGPDVRNLGSALTPDSGVGPGDIELQDLSERRARSVPRGGERQLHLLLVGGKEPPHLALLQSPLSMWTFKLL